A single Phoenix dactylifera cultivar Barhee BC4 chromosome 1, palm_55x_up_171113_PBpolish2nd_filt_p, whole genome shotgun sequence DNA region contains:
- the LOC103715973 gene encoding DNA ligase 1 isoform X2 encodes MGGGRRKAGKIRPHGGRATGGGETRPLFAGGTRPLFAGGRSAGGRRFTGSSPPPSSISAIDGSFRGGRGKKNGSRRAQGRGNAFAYAYPTAHGEISGGDDAGCSILLARFGDNPPIVAFVDSGPCEEPGVGVPTYAYDPAVVGGMGLGFGGEGEEEEEEIVVYDPAAVRRVGLDFRRGEEEEEVGRVGLGFRGGEEEKEEEEEREEEEEKEEEEERKEEEEQEEGNDEWEEMGGFDTYSTPDVKKEGKGKGFLSIGGVRVYTEDTSSPSEGSDGFEDDVTDDGDGDSCEEDGMLDSADESLPDSEEEEHYDGDSLSFDDDSDIDDEVAEDYMEGIGGSSELLSAGWLVAENLESSDEDGLLKSGDSSDGDNRKLGGISLMNASKEYGMKKPSSRKGKGSSRNWMTGSPVVDGGLSALDDMLFVKDPRMAWRKKKSSSHLSQSWPREARKSKKYNNVPGGKKKHRKELIAMKRRQRMINRGVDLDQINSKLRKMVIDELDMLSFQPMHSRDCSQVQRLASVYQLRSGSQGSGKKRFVTVTRTGKTCLPSSTEKLRLDKGCSIFLIEWDALPCSDICGRGCLKTCQSGCWDGPAPIHGIVPHPGILCWEQVWRTMTLLSVMETRQNLRNKRKVEPRQAEG; translated from the exons ATGGGCGGCGGAAGGCGGAAGGCCGGAAAGATCCGGCCCCACGGAGGCCGAGCCACAGGCGGTGGAGAAACCCGCCCCCTATTCGCCGGAGGAACTCGCCCCCTATTCGCCGGCGGCCGATCAGCCGGCGGCCGGCGTTTCACGGGCTCCTCTCCTCCCCCTTCCTCGATTTCTGCAATTGATGGAAGCTTCCGAGGCGGCCGCGGGAAGAAGAACGGATCCCGCCGGGCCCAGGGAAGGGGAAACGCCTTCGCGTACGCCTACCCGACCGCCCATGGGGAGATCAGCGGCGGCGATGACGCCGGCTGCTCGATCCTTCTCGCCCGTTTCGGAGATAACCCGCCGATCGTTGCTTTCGTGGACTCGGGCCCGTGCGAGGAGCCGGGCGTTGGGGTACCTACTTATGCTTACGATCCGGCGGTGGTCGGAGGTATGGGGTTAGGTTTTGGTggtgaaggggaggaggaggaggaggagatagtGGTTTACGATCCAGCGGCGGTTCGACGTGTTGGGTTAGATTTTCGTCGtggtgaggaggaggaggaagttgGGCGGGTTGGGTTAGGGTTTCGTGGTggtgaggaggagaaagaagaagaggaagaacgagaagaggaggaggagaaagaagaagaggaagaacgaaaagaggaggaggagcaagaagaagggaatgATGAATGGGAAGAAATGGGGGGATTTGACACGTACTCAACCCCAGATGTCAAGAAAGAGGGAAAAGGTAAGGGCTTTCTGTCAATTGGTGGAGTTAGAGTTTATACAGAGGACACTTCTTCGCCTTCGGAGGGGAGTGATGGATTTGAAGATGATGTTACCGATGATGGAGATGGAGATTCTTGCGAGGAGGATGGAATGTTGGATTCTGCAGACGAATCCTTACCagacagtgaagaagaagagcactATGACGGTGATTCGTTGTCTTTTGATGATgattctgatattgatgatgAGGTCGCTGAAGATTACATGGAAGGTATTGGCGGCAGTTCTGAGTTGCTAAGTGCTGGGTGGCTGGTGGCTGAGAATTTGGAATCATCGGATGAAGATGGTCTTTTGAAGAGTGGCGATAGCAGTGATGGAGACAACCGGAAATTAGGGGGGATCTCTCTGATGAATGCATCGAAAGAGTATGGCATGAAGAAGCCCAGTTCGAGAAAGGGGAAGGGCAGTTCAAGGAATTGGATGACCGGTTCACCAGTTGTGGATGGTGGGTTGTCAGCATTGGATGATATGTTGTTTGTGAAGGATCCTCGAATGGCTTGGAGGAAAAAGAAGTCCTCTTCTCATCTCTCACAATCCTGGCCCCGCGAGGCTCGGAAAAGTAAGAAGTACAATAATGTTCCAG GTGGGAAAAAGAAGCATCGCAAAGAACTGATTGCCATGAAGCGTCGCCAGCGTATGATTAATCGTGGTGTTGATTTGGATCAAATAAATTCT AAACTGAGGAAGATGGTCATAGATGAGCTTGACATGTTGTCGTTTCAACCAATGCATTCCCGTGATTGTTCGCAG GTGCAGCGACTAGCATCAGTTTATCAACTACGGAGTGGCTCTCAAGGTTCAGGCAAGAAAAG ATTTGTAACTGTGACCCGGACTGGAAAGACATGCCTGCCATCTTCGACAGAGAAACTTCGCCTAGATAAG GGCtgttctatttttcttatagaATGGGATGCACTGCCCTGTTCTGACATTTGTGGTAGGGGATGTCTCAAGACGTGCCAATCGGGATGTTGGGATGGTCCTGCCCCAATACATGGAATAGTACCCCATCCTGGTATCCT CTGCTGGGAGCAGGTTTGGAGGACGATGACTTTGTTGTCAGTTATGGAAACAAGACAAAACCTCAGGAACAAGCGAAAGGTAGAACCAAGACAAGCAGAAGGCTAA
- the LOC103715973 gene encoding uncharacterized protein LOC103715973 isoform X1, with product MGGGRRKAGKIRPHGGRATGGGETRPLFAGGTRPLFAGGRSAGGRRFTGSSPPPSSISAIDGSFRGGRGKKNGSRRAQGRGNAFAYAYPTAHGEISGGDDAGCSILLARFGDNPPIVAFVDSGPCEEPGVGVPTYAYDPAVVGGMGLGFGGEGEEEEEEIVVYDPAAVRRVGLDFRRGEEEEEVGRVGLGFRGGEEEKEEEEEREEEEEKEEEEERKEEEEQEEGNDEWEEMGGFDTYSTPDVKKEGKGKGFLSIGGVRVYTEDTSSPSEGSDGFEDDVTDDGDGDSCEEDGMLDSADESLPDSEEEEHYDGDSLSFDDDSDIDDEVAEDYMEGIGGSSELLSAGWLVAENLESSDEDGLLKSGDSSDGDNRKLGGISLMNASKEYGMKKPSSRKGKGSSRNWMTGSPVVDGGLSALDDMLFVKDPRMAWRKKKSSSHLSQSWPREARKSKKYNNVPGGKKKHRKELIAMKRRQRMINRGVDLDQINSKLRKMVIDELDMLSFQPMHSRDCSQVQRLASVYQLRSGSQGSGKKRFVTVTRTGKTCLPSSTEKLRLDKLLGAGLEDDDFVVSYGNKTKPQEQAKGRTKTSRRLTLRPASYQRTEMHHSASSKLTKNSEASGKKKGVRKQISSSYAERPVSFISCGTMQVDSVTEKMAVDSHGSAKCDKTAKSRSSKLGAFEVHTTGFGSKMMAKMGFVEGTGLGKDGQGMVQPIEVIKRPKSLGLGVQFTPDTSDVRIKPESFGAFEKHTTGFGSRMMAKMGFVPGTGLGKDSQGIINPLTAVKLPKSRGLGAKA from the exons ATGGGCGGCGGAAGGCGGAAGGCCGGAAAGATCCGGCCCCACGGAGGCCGAGCCACAGGCGGTGGAGAAACCCGCCCCCTATTCGCCGGAGGAACTCGCCCCCTATTCGCCGGCGGCCGATCAGCCGGCGGCCGGCGTTTCACGGGCTCCTCTCCTCCCCCTTCCTCGATTTCTGCAATTGATGGAAGCTTCCGAGGCGGCCGCGGGAAGAAGAACGGATCCCGCCGGGCCCAGGGAAGGGGAAACGCCTTCGCGTACGCCTACCCGACCGCCCATGGGGAGATCAGCGGCGGCGATGACGCCGGCTGCTCGATCCTTCTCGCCCGTTTCGGAGATAACCCGCCGATCGTTGCTTTCGTGGACTCGGGCCCGTGCGAGGAGCCGGGCGTTGGGGTACCTACTTATGCTTACGATCCGGCGGTGGTCGGAGGTATGGGGTTAGGTTTTGGTggtgaaggggaggaggaggaggaggagatagtGGTTTACGATCCAGCGGCGGTTCGACGTGTTGGGTTAGATTTTCGTCGtggtgaggaggaggaggaagttgGGCGGGTTGGGTTAGGGTTTCGTGGTggtgaggaggagaaagaagaagaggaagaacgagaagaggaggaggagaaagaagaagaggaagaacgaaaagaggaggaggagcaagaagaagggaatgATGAATGGGAAGAAATGGGGGGATTTGACACGTACTCAACCCCAGATGTCAAGAAAGAGGGAAAAGGTAAGGGCTTTCTGTCAATTGGTGGAGTTAGAGTTTATACAGAGGACACTTCTTCGCCTTCGGAGGGGAGTGATGGATTTGAAGATGATGTTACCGATGATGGAGATGGAGATTCTTGCGAGGAGGATGGAATGTTGGATTCTGCAGACGAATCCTTACCagacagtgaagaagaagagcactATGACGGTGATTCGTTGTCTTTTGATGATgattctgatattgatgatgAGGTCGCTGAAGATTACATGGAAGGTATTGGCGGCAGTTCTGAGTTGCTAAGTGCTGGGTGGCTGGTGGCTGAGAATTTGGAATCATCGGATGAAGATGGTCTTTTGAAGAGTGGCGATAGCAGTGATGGAGACAACCGGAAATTAGGGGGGATCTCTCTGATGAATGCATCGAAAGAGTATGGCATGAAGAAGCCCAGTTCGAGAAAGGGGAAGGGCAGTTCAAGGAATTGGATGACCGGTTCACCAGTTGTGGATGGTGGGTTGTCAGCATTGGATGATATGTTGTTTGTGAAGGATCCTCGAATGGCTTGGAGGAAAAAGAAGTCCTCTTCTCATCTCTCACAATCCTGGCCCCGCGAGGCTCGGAAAAGTAAGAAGTACAATAATGTTCCAG GTGGGAAAAAGAAGCATCGCAAAGAACTGATTGCCATGAAGCGTCGCCAGCGTATGATTAATCGTGGTGTTGATTTGGATCAAATAAATTCT AAACTGAGGAAGATGGTCATAGATGAGCTTGACATGTTGTCGTTTCAACCAATGCATTCCCGTGATTGTTCGCAG GTGCAGCGACTAGCATCAGTTTATCAACTACGGAGTGGCTCTCAAGGTTCAGGCAAGAAAAG ATTTGTAACTGTGACCCGGACTGGAAAGACATGCCTGCCATCTTCGACAGAGAAACTTCGCCTAGATAAG CTGCTGGGAGCAGGTTTGGAGGACGATGACTTTGTTGTCAGTTATGGAAACAAGACAAAACCTCAGGAACAAGCGAAAGGTAGAACCAAGACAAGCAGAAGGCTAACTTTGAGGCCAGCTTCCTATCAGAGGACAGAAATGCACCATTCTGCCTCATCAAAGCTAACAAAGAACAGTGAAGCGAgtggaaagaagaaaggggtTAGGAAGCAGATCTCAAGCTCGTATGCAGAAAGACCAGTTTCATTTATTTCTTGTGGCACTATGCAAGTTGATTCAGTGACAGAGAAAATGGCTGTGGATTCACATGGAAGTGCCAAATGTGACAAGACTGCTAAAAGTAGGTCTTCCAAATTGGGTGCTTTTGAGGTACATACCACAGGTTTTGGTTCAAAAATGATGGCTAAGATGGGATTTGTTGAAGGTACTGGGCTGGGAAAAGATGGCCAAGGAATGGTTCAACCCATAGAAGTTATCAAACGACCTAAATCTTTAGGATTGGGTGTTCAATTTACCCCAGATACCAGTGATGTAAGGATAAAACCGGAAAGTTTTGGTGCCTTTGAGAAGCATACTACAGGATTTGGATCTCGAATGATGGCAAAAATGGGTTTTGTACCAGGTACTGGCTTAGGAAAGGATTCCCAGGGGATCATCAACCCGTTGACTGCTGTTAAACTGCCAAAGTCACGGGGATTAGGAGCCAAAGCTTAG